The Chloroflexota bacterium DNA window GGAATGAACCAGTAATACTGCGAATCAAGAGAGCCGCGAACCACATAAGTCGTGCAGCGCGCAATATCAGTACAAAGAGCAATAGATGCTGAGGTAGCTATATACATTTCTTTCCTGATATTTGTGGATATGAGAAAGGCGCTGCGGATAGCGCCACCAAGTCCAATGAGGCCGGCAGTGAACCCGGATATCAGCCCTCCAGTTACCAGCACATATTCTCTTTCGGGCAATGTCTGTGACGGGTTAATGAACGTATACACGGCAAAAAGTATCAGAAATATGCCAATGCCAAGCCCTATGGCTTCTGGCGCTACAATTTCCAGAAGGTAAGCACCCGCGACAGCAGTTATAACCGTCGGTATCCCGTACCAGAGCATCAATCGAACATTAACCGCCTGTCTCAATCGAATCAGTTTAAAAAGGTTACTGAATCCGTGGAAAAAGGCAATCAGTATTATGGCTTGCTTGAATCCGATTATCCATGAAAGGAAAGGAATAGTCATAGTTGCCGAACCAAATCCGGCAACGCTGGCTACGGCCGCGGCTACAAAGGCGATAACAAAAAAAGTAATTGTGGTCAACACTTCTAACTCAAAACCAATATGAAATAATATATCGAATTATAGCAGGTTACTCATCAAAGAATGACATCAGGCCCAGCTCATTTATGCGGTTTTTCCAGGCCAACTCTCTGGTAGTATTTCTCCGGTATCAATTCCGGTTTCTTATAGAAATAAAGTCGGCATGGGGCACCTGGGTCTGGGTCATATTCGGCTATTCTGGTGGGAGCGCCGGTGGCTTCCATGGGCATAAGCTCAGACCAGTAACAGCAATGCACACAGTAATAAGGGACACCCTCCATATACCAGGACCATGGATACGCCTTTTTCGTCTTTCCGAAGTTGAAAGGCGCCCCTGTTCTCGGCGGAGTCCTGTCTAATTCACCCGTCCGTCTCATCCTGCCACCACTACCGCAGGGGTCGCATTCTATCACATATCTGTCTTCCTCTTCCCATACCTTGATTGTTCCCGTCTCTCCCGGCCCGGAGCGATGAGCCCTCATCTGCTCGGTATACCATTGAACCCGCTGTTTCACTGTTTTCAGGCCCTTGAGCTGGTTAAAAAACGCCAGCGAAATCTTTTCGTTCGTGTATCTGAGCACGTCGGGAAGCATCTCCTCACCACAGTTATCGCTTATCCAGGTCAAAAAGGCATAGGACCAGTCACAGTAGACATCATGAATTTCCTTGACTTCATGTTGAACATAATCGATCAACTCCAGGGCCGTTTCTCTGTCTCCCGCCTTAACGGCATCCCGCAGCCTATCATAAGTACTAATACCCAGCTC harbors:
- a CDS encoding sulfite exporter TauE/SafE family protein; translation: MTTITFFVIAFVAAAVASVAGFGSATMTIPFLSWIIGFKQAIILIAFFHGFSNLFKLIRLRQAVNVRLMLWYGIPTVITAVAGAYLLEIVAPEAIGLGIGIFLILFAVYTFINPSQTLPEREYVLVTGGLISGFTAGLIGLGGAIRSAFLISTNIRKEMYIATSASIALCTDIARCTTYVVRGSLDSQYYWFIPVLFIIGYAGTRLGVKLLRWLPELAVKRIVLVMLLLGSISFILNYFGIIDIN